The genomic region GGGGTTGGGAAAACCACGAGACCTGATTGGCAGCCGCTCCTCCCAGACATACTAGGTTATCGACGTCTTTACTGCCATGCCGTGAGCCAGCAAGGGGCTGGTTAACAACCATTAGACCTGAAACAATCGATTGGACACGGCCTGGAACCGAAGGTTTTCTGGTCCGCAAAAAGCGGAAGGGGCCAAGCTTCGCATACTTCCTAAGTGGCCTTGATCCTGATGGGTGACTGGGTGCAGCAAAGGCTGACATCCGAAGTGAACGAAATAACGGCAATGTACGGATGGCGACGACCGACAACAGCAGGGCTTGAAGAAACACCTTCTTGCTTACGGGACGTTTTTGCCCTTGACCGGCAGCCTTTTAATGGGTGACCCCCAGGCCCCATGACCCCCAGGCCCCAGGTGGGGAGACTAAGAGCCGTGAATAGGGTGGGCAAGTCTTGTTTTTGATTTTCCCATTTGCCGATGGCTGGAATTCAAGAATAAACCTGACCCCCAGGCTTCTTGACCGATACGATGAGCTTACTGGGTGCAAGGCATGGAACCGACCTTAGATTTCACAGAGTGGTTTGACCGCAAAGGACTGGATAGCTATGAGATGATGTTTGCTGACCAAGGGATGAATATCGTTTTTAACGAGGAAATTGCCAATGGCTTTATGCGATACATTATCCGCATGAATCTACTAGAGGCATGCAACAACAACAGAATCATTGCCTGTCTTGTTTGTGGCGGCCCATTTATAGTCAGCGGAGGCTTGTGTAAGTGTTATCAAACTGTTCCTGATCGTCATAATTTCCGTTGTTTCATCTCTGATGAACTTTGGATAGATGTGGATAATGTTTTTAAGAAAATTAAAAATGGGATAAAGCTCAGAAGGCTTAGGAAAACTCGAATTCTTCTAGAGAATGAGGCCTCTGGATCATATGACACAACAGACTTGGAGATAATATATAAGCTGCAAGTAGGATTGTGTTATTACTGCATGTGTCCAATATATAGTTCGGGTGCTGAGAAGTTTACCATAGATCACCTTATGCCGCTATCGTCAGGTGGCTCTCACTGGCCAGCGAACATTGCTTTAGCATGTAAAAGCTGCAATTCAAAGAAATCATGGACATCCGAAAGGTTTTATATCAAAAAAATCAGAAGCGTTAAAAGTGATGAATGGGTCCAGGAGCATAAGGAGTTTGTTTCATACATCAAGAGGCACAAGAGGAAAATTTTTGGGCCATTGTGTGACGAATGAGTTAGTAGGTACGGTTACGTGGCCTGGGGGGCAGGTCTTGAATCTTGACATTACCACCACCAGCGGGCTTCTAAATTCAAGAAATAAGACCTGATAATCATCAAAAAGGCACCTCCTGGCATAGCAAGAGACAAAACCATTGTTGGCAATGCTGGATTGCCACATAACGGACAGCCTTTTTAATGGGTGCCCCCCAGTCTTCCCACACCGAACAGCATAAGGAAAAAACAGTGAATAATGATGCTCGCATTGTAACCATTCAGTTCATGCAGTTTAAAGCATTAAAACAATTCACTTTAAATCTCCATCAAATCAACATACTGGTCGGTCAAAACAATTCTGGCAAGTCAACAATAATCGGTGCCCTACGTGCGCTGGCAAGCGGACTCCGAATCGCTCGAACCAAAACTCCGAGTCCTGTAGATTTCGAGTCCGGCCGGAGGTTAGCCTATAATGTCCCTGAAGATAGCTTGCCAATATCCTTGGAAAATGTTCATACAGATTATTCACTAGATGATTCACAAGTTACTTTCAAACTGAGCAACGGAAACAAACTTCACCTAGTCTTTCCAAAAGATGGTGGTTGTTTCCTCGTTCCTGATGCGCAAGGATACCCAATAACATCTGTTTCAATATTCAAGAGAAAGTTTCCCATAACTTTAACTGTGGTGCCTGTTCTTGGGCCCGTTGAACATAGAGAGCAACTGCGCGAGAAAAGTACGATTGTAAGCGGGCTTTCCACTCATCGCGCTTCAAGACATTTTAGAAACTATTGGCATTATTTTCCAGAGGACTTTGATGCATTCGCCGGTCTTGTTAGCGCGACATGGCCAGGAATGACTATAAATCCGCCTGAAATCGGCGACAAAATGGTCGGCGAATTGAGTATGTTTTGCATTGAAGATAGAATGACCAGAGAACTCTATTGGGTGGGCTTTGGCTTCCAGATATGGTGTCAACTTTTGACACATCTGTCTCGTGCAAGGGGAACGTCGTTGGTTGTAGTTGATGAGCCTGAAGTTTATCTCCATCCTGATATTCAACGCCAGCTATTGGCTGTGTTAAGAGATGCAGGGCCTGATGTCTTGTTGGCAACACACTCAACCGAGATTATGGCAGAGGCTGACCCTAGTGAGCTTGTGTTCATAGACAAAAACAAAAGATCAGGCGAGCGACTCCGAGACGTGACCGGAGTACAACGTGCCTTGGAAGCAGTCGGGTCGGTCCAGAACATCACGCTAACAGCTCTTGCTCGCAATAGACATGTTCTATTTCTTGAAGGGACAGATGACTTTCGCCTGCTACGCAGGTTTGCCCGAAAACTTGGCCTTTTGGAATTGAGCGCTGGAGTGGGTATCACTCCGTTAGAATCAGGAGGTTTTGGATCTTGGTCTAGGATAACAACCCTCGCCGCTGGGATTGCTGATGCGCTTGGTGCCCCATTGATAATCGGAGCTGTTTATGACCGAGATTACTTTTGTGATGAAGAAATCGAAAAGGTAAAGTCTTGTCTATCACAACATCTCAGTCTTGCACATGTGCACCAGTACAAGGAAATTGAGAACTATCTACTTGTTCCTTCGGCACTTGATCGTGCCATCAAACGAGCAGTGCTTGAGCGTGTCGCGCGTGATGGTGAAGAAATTCCTTCGCTACCAGATACCTATGAGTTGTTACAAAAGCTGACAGATCCGCTGAAGGATGAAATCCAATCACAGATTATTGCACGCCGAAACGTCTTCCTACGCGCTAACGGTAAAGATCAGGCAGATATTACTCTTGAAACCATCGCCCGGTTCACACCCAAGTGGAATGATTTATCCCTTAGGCTGGTTCTTCTCCCCGGGAAGGAGGTGCTAAGAATGCTGCGTGATCAAATACAGTCGCTGTTGGGCATATCTCTTACTGATTCGCGTATTATCGAAGCTATGCATAAAGACGAGATAGCTCCAGATCTGGTGGAGCTATTAGAATCTCTCGAAGATTTTAGAAATGGATAGAATGATTTGACTAAACATGGCATTCAAAAAAATACATGCACTTTGGGCTTTTTTAACAAGCTTGTCAGAGCTACTCCAGACCAACTTGCGCATTATGCAATGATTCAAGTCTGCGGCAAGGTCACTCTTCGCAGCACGGGGAAGTCTTTGGGAAAAACCTATGGTAGTGGCGATCAGGTGTTGTAATTATAGATACTTACAGCGTTCAGGTTCAAGGATGTGAGGTAGCAACTATAATTCAGTTGCAAAAAAGTTGTATTATGGTGTAATAATGACACTCCGTCCCCGAAAGGTCCTTCATGTCAAGATATGAAAAACTCCTAAAGCGGCTGAAAGCCAAGCCGAAAGATTTCACGTGGTCTGAGGCTACTTCTCTACTGCAACATTTCGAGTTTGAATTGTTGAAAGGGGACGGCTCACGCCGAAAATTTTATCACAAGGCAAAAAAGGTATTAATTACAGTGCACAAACCTCACCCTGGTAACATACTGAAGGAGTATGTTATAGATCTAATTATCACCGGCCTTGAGGATGGAGGATTTCTATGATGAACGATATTTTTGAATATCAAGGGTATTCAGGGTCAATTCAAATTAGTGTTAAGGATAATTGCCTGTTCGGGAAAATTCTTTTCATCAATGATGTTATCACATATGAAGCAGATAACATCAAAGAATTGAAAAACGAATTTATATCAGCAGTCAATGACTATATAGAAACATGTAAAGAGATTGGAAAAGAGCCAGATCATCCGTTTAAGGGTTCTTTTAACGTGAGAGTCAAATCAGAGCTGCATCGTAAAGCTTCTATAAGGGCCTTTACGGAAAAAATTTCTTTGAATGAACTTGTTTCGAAGTCAATCGAAACATACCTTACCAACACAAACAATACGGTTATTGAACACCATAGCCATACCCACAATCATTACCATAGTGAACAGAAATCTATGCCCTTTACTTTTTCTTCTGGAGGAGACGAATGGACGGCAAAAAACATCTCGGCCCGGATGTCTCACTAGTTAGTTACACGTTGCGGAGTTGCAACGCGGAGAGAGTTCTTGAACTCGAACCTGATTCGGGTGGTGATCTTCAGATCACCAATGAGTTGCATGCACCTTCTGATATAAAAACACTTAAGCCTGGAGATAAATATACTCTGCGGTTAGGTATGAAGGTTGTAGGTAAACTCAAAGATACGGAAGAAGTCGCTTTTTTCTGTGAATGTATGTTCGAAGGTCTATTTTCGGTTACTCCTTCTAATGACACAGAAGTTGCCGTTGTTGAGGACATCAGATTCTGGGCTTTGCCATTTTCCCAGATCAGTCCTATTGTCTCTCAATACATTACGGACACCCTTGCAAAGATGGGCCTCCGTGATATCGTTGTTCCACCAGCAGAAATAGCAAGATTTGTAGAAGTCGAAGATCCACCTAAAAAGAAAAGAGCAAGAGGCAAGGCTAAATCTTGATGCGTCCTGTGGGGGGGCTTGAGAGTATCTTTGGGCTTCCCAGGATTATTGTTGTAAGATAGGCGTTTAGCGCTTGAAAGCGATGGACGACCGCTTCCACCAACGTTTGCCAAGGCTTCGGTTGGCTCGCCAGAGCCAGCCGGAGCCTTTTTGCTTTGTCACCTGACGCTTTTTGAGGGGCAGAGGGGTCAGAGCTTGAATTTGTCGTGGATAAATGTATAACTCCTCATATAGAGGAGGCTGGCCATGGCACGACCACTCCGTATCGACTTTCCTGGAGCTTTCTACCAAAGGGGCAGAGGGGTCAGAGGGGCAGAGGGGTCAGAGCTTGAATTTGCCGTGGATAAAT from Citrifermentans bremense harbors:
- a CDS encoding HNH endonuclease produces the protein MEPTLDFTEWFDRKGLDSYEMMFADQGMNIVFNEEIANGFMRYIIRMNLLEACNNNRIIACLVCGGPFIVSGGLCKCYQTVPDRHNFRCFISDELWIDVDNVFKKIKNGIKLRRLRKTRILLENEASGSYDTTDLEIIYKLQVGLCYYCMCPIYSSGAEKFTIDHLMPLSSGGSHWPANIALACKSCNSKKSWTSERFYIKKIRSVKSDEWVQEHKEFVSYIKRHKRKIFGPLCDE
- a CDS encoding ATP-dependent nuclease yields the protein MNNDARIVTIQFMQFKALKQFTLNLHQINILVGQNNSGKSTIIGALRALASGLRIARTKTPSPVDFESGRRLAYNVPEDSLPISLENVHTDYSLDDSQVTFKLSNGNKLHLVFPKDGGCFLVPDAQGYPITSVSIFKRKFPITLTVVPVLGPVEHREQLREKSTIVSGLSTHRASRHFRNYWHYFPEDFDAFAGLVSATWPGMTINPPEIGDKMVGELSMFCIEDRMTRELYWVGFGFQIWCQLLTHLSRARGTSLVVVDEPEVYLHPDIQRQLLAVLRDAGPDVLLATHSTEIMAEADPSELVFIDKNKRSGERLRDVTGVQRALEAVGSVQNITLTALARNRHVLFLEGTDDFRLLRRFARKLGLLELSAGVGITPLESGGFGSWSRITTLAAGIADALGAPLIIGAVYDRDYFCDEEIEKVKSCLSQHLSLAHVHQYKEIENYLLVPSALDRAIKRAVLERVARDGEEIPSLPDTYELLQKLTDPLKDEIQSQIIARRNVFLRANGKDQADITLETIARFTPKWNDLSLRLVLLPGKEVLRMLRDQIQSLLGISLTDSRIIEAMHKDEIAPDLVELLESLEDFRNG
- a CDS encoding type II toxin-antitoxin system HicA family toxin — protein: MSRYEKLLKRLKAKPKDFTWSEATSLLQHFEFELLKGDGSRRKFYHKAKKVLITVHKPHPGNILKEYVIDLIITGLEDGGFL
- a CDS encoding type II toxin-antitoxin system HicB family antitoxin — its product is MMNDIFEYQGYSGSIQISVKDNCLFGKILFINDVITYEADNIKELKNEFISAVNDYIETCKEIGKEPDHPFKGSFNVRVKSELHRKASIRAFTEKISLNELVSKSIETYLTNTNNTVIEHHSHTHNHYHSEQKSMPFTFSSGGDEWTAKNISARMSH